Proteins encoded by one window of Clostridia bacterium:
- a CDS encoding leucine-rich repeat protein, producing the protein MIKRAITAIVIFAFAISLLPSAVISADAPSDQLRQQLSVVMESVRPLLFKDNSEQTEKYLYDRYLRAEAALYNRFAAEDELAALISELSSGIELLAPMKGREDVRQLSFDTLTDADIAQMSSSVGALRLDAEHKPEGAAQSVEISGDGVLVYDNSIPGGIAGVSPFGMDASDTDGLRLWVSVDAPSTLALTVGKVSASGGYSLAVSDIPVEGEGYITVPYYFFVPFDDGAEIETNGLMNSIRVECEGASVLRIAGLCAYREIVDVSNRKPYSEEKITSRGAIEDNAYYKIYTVDSYGTDSPKALTLGPVPDETALLWEGAINTKDESMSFSIEPAEEGLLTQLWQLSPDPSGNGTFRIINKASACAMRIPSAASVSFDKVDYNDIYEEFALSAAKGEFTIQVRSVGKLTYTGTTLKATNGSAYKKFIICKVHDGDYVSTWSDEFDGETLDRSIWQADSGFFFGGGNSALYVDSDDTAFLEDGNLILRTYAGDYNGYQSKAPHLKTNGKYAMTYGRFEIRAKMPKGMGMWPAIWLMPVDSMNMARSEIDLMEMPVQHKDYVKYGDDLYGQQIATFHWSDASGKKNWAKPLYIYSENKVSLDEDYHDYAVEIDTDQVRMYFDGALIVTLNLVNDGIRFAYGDVPRYIILSSGGIQGDDYCVVYPQYEYYDREMVVDYVRVSVREEQFTDSTPDFTTDHSVQKASAVEYMGRNYNSFMYNFPMAISPDGTQAVMADQAGFLCVYDPRTNELLDTVSTEKYNAFLSVAYSPDGSKVAAATMTGSVIIYDTSDFSKSPVKIHNGATMQYSLCFTADGQHIITGGFNGGAQALKNPINSSVTEPHYLRVFNAVSGAKEHELFVESDPLSIDLSPDGTKLAATTTSAGIFIFNTGDWSEYARFTTEHINTINRCRFSPDGTLLATADEAGEVVFWNVADKVAVSRLDTVNESSVRTLSFSPDGRYIVTNSNDTAARVYSVESGRCVSLLGGFDGIINEAAYSPDGKYIVVSSFDHTLKLFAADGTYISTLLQKNDLQSEGHVSSAICFTPDSKYVLCTEISLPCCVNRWELPKNVDKSALKAAIDEYEEQDEKLENAQKVCSLKYATSTMVSMAVADLTGESAAATFRAVSVSADAADYAASANVFRDGWIYVKADVSILADNVFVEILNTAEESSVRIPAGQIKMGGELIDAPYESVLMRTYIEKAGNYRIRLVNADTGEVSSAVTVSVDENATTRDFLYTVNSDDTVTINSCKSGAEYLYIPDYIDGYPVTKIADYAFANYGRTVRHMKLRLPATLKRIGNYSFSECASLEELELPEGLEYIGQYAFQRCLSLACVEIPDSVTTLSSNAFHYVRGARYVKIGGGLTTVPGNTFPSSIGNRCYIFAEGVKTINANVSNLAFLLERVYIPRSATTVNANCLRGPYYTVKVYGYPGTAAETYAATSDKLVFVPLAAPVISGVEDGETYDLYDGAVSATWDDGHVAYLNGEYYDAGKPITQPGEYTLKVVNGYDEFTTEVSFTVVDTTPVPGDADGDGEITVSDALLTLRAAARLYAPSEKVTAAIDLDGDGEITVADALAVLRKAIGL; encoded by the coding sequence ATGATTAAAAGAGCCATTACCGCCATCGTGATATTCGCGTTTGCGATATCGCTGCTTCCGTCCGCGGTGATTTCCGCGGACGCGCCGTCGGATCAACTGCGTCAGCAGCTTTCCGTCGTGATGGAGTCCGTACGCCCGCTGCTTTTTAAAGACAACAGCGAGCAGACGGAGAAATATCTTTACGACAGATATCTTCGCGCAGAAGCGGCGTTGTATAATCGGTTTGCCGCGGAAGATGAGCTTGCCGCGCTCATCTCCGAGCTTTCCTCCGGAATCGAACTGCTCGCGCCCATGAAGGGCAGAGAGGACGTCAGGCAGCTTTCGTTTGACACGCTGACAGACGCCGATATCGCTCAGATGTCTTCCTCGGTCGGCGCGCTTCGTCTCGACGCGGAGCATAAGCCGGAAGGCGCGGCGCAGTCGGTCGAAATATCCGGCGACGGCGTTCTCGTTTACGATAACTCTATTCCCGGCGGGATTGCCGGCGTTTCCCCCTTCGGCATGGACGCCTCCGATACTGACGGCTTACGCCTCTGGGTGAGCGTTGACGCGCCTTCAACCCTCGCGCTTACCGTCGGCAAGGTTTCAGCATCCGGCGGTTATTCGCTCGCCGTTTCGGATATTCCCGTTGAGGGTGAAGGATATATCACCGTTCCGTATTACTTCTTCGTTCCGTTCGACGACGGCGCTGAGATCGAAACCAACGGCCTAATGAACAGTATTCGCGTCGAGTGCGAGGGCGCCTCCGTGCTTCGTATCGCCGGACTTTGCGCCTACCGCGAAATCGTCGACGTTTCAAACCGCAAGCCCTATTCCGAAGAAAAAATAACTTCAAGGGGCGCGATAGAGGACAACGCTTATTACAAGATTTATACCGTTGATTCCTACGGAACCGATTCTCCCAAAGCGCTCACGCTCGGTCCGGTTCCGGATGAGACGGCGCTTCTTTGGGAAGGCGCTATAAATACGAAAGATGAAAGTATGTCTTTCAGTATCGAGCCGGCTGAAGAAGGTCTGCTTACTCAGCTCTGGCAGCTTTCGCCGGATCCCTCCGGGAACGGAACGTTCAGAATAATCAACAAGGCCAGCGCGTGCGCGATGAGAATACCTTCCGCCGCATCGGTCTCTTTCGACAAGGTCGACTATAACGATATTTACGAGGAATTCGCGCTTTCCGCCGCGAAGGGAGAGTTCACAATACAGGTCAGAAGCGTCGGCAAGCTGACGTATACCGGCACTACGCTGAAAGCAACGAACGGATCGGCATATAAGAAGTTTATAATCTGCAAAGTACACGACGGAGATTATGTCAGCACCTGGAGCGACGAATTCGACGGCGAAACGCTTGACAGATCCATCTGGCAGGCGGACAGCGGGTTCTTCTTCGGCGGCGGCAACAGCGCGCTCTACGTCGATTCCGACGACACCGCATTTCTCGAGGACGGCAACCTCATACTCCGCACTTACGCCGGCGATTATAACGGCTACCAGTCCAAAGCGCCGCACCTGAAGACGAACGGCAAATACGCGATGACCTACGGCAGATTCGAGATCCGAGCGAAAATGCCGAAGGGCATGGGAATGTGGCCTGCGATCTGGCTTATGCCGGTCGATTCGATGAATATGGCGCGCTCCGAGATCGACCTTATGGAAATGCCTGTTCAGCACAAAGATTACGTAAAATACGGCGACGACCTTTACGGTCAGCAGATAGCGACGTTCCACTGGAGCGACGCGAGCGGAAAGAAAAACTGGGCGAAACCGCTGTATATCTATTCGGAAAACAAAGTTTCGCTCGATGAGGATTATCATGATTACGCCGTAGAAATCGATACCGATCAGGTTAGGATGTACTTCGACGGCGCGCTTATCGTTACGCTCAATCTTGTCAACGACGGCATCAGGTTCGCTTACGGCGACGTGCCGAGGTATATCATCCTTTCCTCCGGCGGTATACAGGGCGACGACTACTGCGTCGTATATCCGCAGTATGAGTATTACGACAGGGAAATGGTTGTCGATTACGTCCGCGTTTCCGTCCGCGAGGAGCAGTTTACCGACAGTACGCCCGATTTCACGACGGATCACTCCGTGCAGAAAGCGAGCGCCGTCGAATACATGGGAAGAAACTACAATAGCTTTATGTATAACTTCCCGATGGCGATCTCGCCGGACGGAACGCAGGCGGTAATGGCCGACCAGGCCGGCTTCCTCTGCGTCTACGATCCGCGCACAAACGAGCTGCTCGATACCGTTTCAACTGAAAAGTATAACGCCTTCCTCTCGGTCGCGTATTCGCCCGACGGAAGCAAGGTCGCCGCGGCGACCATGACCGGTTCGGTTATCATATATGACACTTCTGATTTTTCAAAGTCGCCTGTGAAAATACACAACGGCGCGACTATGCAGTATTCGCTTTGCTTCACTGCCGACGGTCAGCATATCATAACCGGCGGCTTCAATGGCGGCGCGCAGGCGCTGAAAAACCCGATAAACAGTTCCGTTACCGAGCCGCACTATCTCCGTGTATTCAACGCGGTGAGCGGCGCGAAGGAGCACGAGCTCTTCGTCGAAAGCGATCCGCTTTCGATCGACCTTTCGCCCGACGGGACAAAGCTTGCGGCGACGACCACCAGCGCCGGAATATTCATTTTTAATACCGGAGATTGGAGCGAATACGCTCGCTTCACGACCGAGCACATAAATACGATCAACCGCTGCAGGTTCTCTCCGGACGGGACTTTGCTCGCAACTGCGGATGAAGCCGGAGAGGTCGTTTTCTGGAATGTAGCCGACAAAGTCGCGGTAAGCCGCCTCGACACCGTCAACGAAAGCTCGGTCAGAACCCTCTCGTTCTCGCCGGACGGCAGATATATCGTCACAAACAGCAACGACACCGCCGCCCGCGTTTACAGCGTTGAAAGCGGCAGATGCGTTTCGCTTCTCGGCGGATTCGACGGCATAATCAACGAGGCGGCATATTCGCCGGACGGCAAATACATTGTCGTTTCCTCGTTCGACCATACGCTCAAGCTTTTCGCCGCCGACGGAACGTATATCAGCACTCTGCTTCAGAAAAACGATCTCCAGTCCGAAGGTCACGTTTCGTCCGCGATATGCTTTACCCCGGACAGCAAATACGTGCTTTGCACCGAGATTTCGCTCCCGTGCTGCGTGAACCGCTGGGAGCTGCCCAAAAACGTTGACAAGTCCGCGCTGAAAGCGGCGATAGACGAATACGAGGAGCAGGATGAAAAGCTCGAGAACGCGCAAAAGGTCTGTTCTCTGAAATACGCCACGAGCACGATGGTTTCGATGGCGGTCGCCGACCTTACCGGCGAAAGCGCGGCCGCGACGTTCCGCGCGGTCTCGGTTTCCGCCGACGCCGCGGACTACGCCGCTTCTGCGAACGTTTTCCGCGACGGCTGGATCTACGTCAAAGCCGACGTTTCGATCCTTGCGGATAACGTTTTCGTCGAGATACTAAACACCGCCGAAGAGAGCAGCGTAAGGATACCCGCCGGTCAAATTAAGATGGGCGGTGAGCTTATCGACGCGCCTTATGAAAGCGTGCTCATGCGCACTTATATCGAGAAGGCGGGGAACTACCGCATTCGCCTCGTAAACGCTGACACCGGCGAAGTTTCCTCCGCTGTTACCGTTTCGGTTGATGAGAACGCCACGACGCGCGATTTCCTCTACACCGTAAACTCCGACGATACCGTCACGATTAACTCCTGTAAGTCCGGAGCCGAGTATCTGTATATACCGGATTACATAGACGGCTATCCCGTGACGAAGATCGCCGACTACGCTTTCGCGAACTACGGCAGGACAGTACGCCATATGAAGCTCCGTCTGCCGGCAACACTTAAACGCATAGGCAACTATTCGTTCAGCGAGTGCGCTTCGCTTGAGGAGCTCGAGCTGCCGGAAGGCCTTGAATACATCGGGCAGTATGCGTTCCAGCGCTGCCTCAGTCTCGCATGCGTCGAAATACCCGACAGCGTCACAACCCTCTCTTCGAACGCTTTCCATTACGTCCGCGGAGCGAGATACGTCAAGATCGGCGGCGGATTGACTACGGTGCCGGGAAACACCTTCCCGTCGTCGATAGGCAACAGATGCTACATCTTCGCCGAGGGCGTGAAAACGATCAACGCAAACGTTTCGAATCTGGCGTTTCTGCTTGAGCGCGTTTATATCCCGAGAAGCGCGACGACCGTCAACGCAAACTGCCTGCGCGGACCGTATTACACCGTCAAGGTTTACGGCTATCCCGGCACCGCCGCCGAAACATACGCGGCGACGAGCGACAAACTTGTATTCGTCCCGCTCGCCGCTCCGGTGATAAGCGGCGTCGAAGACGGGGAGACATACGACCTTTACGACGGAGCCGTGAGCGCAACGTGGGACGACGGTCACGTCGCATACCTGAACGGCGAGTATTACGACGCGGGAAAGCCGATCACTCAGCCCGGCGAATACACGCTCAAAGTCGTCAACGGCTACGACGAGTTCACCACAGAGGTGAGCTTTACCGTGGTTGATACCACGCCCGTTCCGGGCGACGCTGACGGAGACGGAGAAATCACCGTATCCGACGCTCTGCTTACGCTGCGCGCCGCGGCGAGACTTTACGCTCCGAGTGAAAAAGTGACGGCTGCCATAGATCTCGACGGAGACGGAGAGATCACGGTAGCAGACGCCCTTGCGGTTCTCAGGAAAGCGATAGGTCTCTGA